The proteins below come from a single Aegilops tauschii subsp. strangulata cultivar AL8/78 chromosome 6, Aet v6.0, whole genome shotgun sequence genomic window:
- the LOC109774864 gene encoding F-box/LRR-repeat protein 25-like — protein sequence MDSTSFPVLLLILFSRSRSARHLLDEIDKKAAGTREDPFRVLSDDLLDHIMSFLPGDDALQTCVLDTQWRDLWRRKTSLRFIFDEWSSFSRERFSQLVKLIIHLKGDSPLTDCQITQFDEDYFTEAKLLIEYVLKCRVEDLLVFAAGGYLKDFLLLDARLISRHLRTIEFGNPDLVDSSIDFSGCPVLEKLTLESGYVDLCKICSKSLKHLRLTGWSTFSEEIHVSIAAPRLISLELGRFDNMSPSLEEMPLLEKASILLEDGCYNVCQSDWGCTCYDKKCLPLNGLSNAVDLKLIAEPKLNFVGATGSKQSFVCASSLAVNIKCRKVDEGVSKIWRS from the exons ATGGATTCCACCTCTTTCCCCGTGCTTCTACTGATTTTGTTTTCCCGCTCCCGCAGCGCCCgccacctgctcgacgaaattgACAAGAAGGCTGCCGGCACCCGCGAGGATCCCTTCCGCGTCCTCTCCGATGACCTGCTCGACCACATCATGTCCTTTCTACCGGGGGATGATGCCTTGCAGACCTGCGTGCTCGACACCCAGTGGCGCGACCTCTGGAGGCGCAAAACCAGCCTGCGCTTCATCTTTGACGAATGGTCAAGTTTCAGCCGCGAGCGTTTCAGTCAGTTGGTCAAGCTGATAATCCACCTCAAGGGGGACTCACCTCTGACCGACTGCCAGATCACCCAGTTCGATGAGGATTATTTCACAGAAGCCAAACTGTTGATCGAGTACGTTCTAAAGTGTCGGGTTGAGGATCTCTTAGTTTTCGCTGCTGGTGGATATTTGAAGGATTTTTTACTGCTTGATGCACGTCTCATCTCCCGCCACTTGAGGACCATAGAATTTGGAAACCCTGACCTCGTGGATTCCTCAATAGATTTCTCGGGCTGCCCAGTATTAGAGAAGCTAACACTAGAAAGTGGctatgttgacttatgtaagatatgTTCTAAATCACTAAAGCATCTAAGGCTCACTGGGTGGTCTACCTTCTCTGAGGAAATCCATGTTTCTATTGCTGCGCCGCGTCTTATCTCACTGGAACTAGGTCGTTTTGACAACATGAGTCCTTCCCTTGAAGAGATGCCATTACTGGAAAAAGCATCTATTTTGCTTGAGGATGGGTGCTACAATGTCTGTCAAAGTGACTGGGGATGTACATGTTATGACAAGAAGTGTCTGCCTCTCAATGGATTATCCAATGCTGTTGATTTGAAATTGATTGCTGAGCCTAAACTG AACTTTGTTGGGGCAACAGGATCCAAACAATCATTCGTGTGCGCGTCCAGTTTGGCTGTCAACATTAAATGTAGAAAAGTTGACGAGGGTGTTAGCAAAATTTGGAGGTCTTGA